The stretch of DNA AGGGAAGACAAAAGTTACAGTCTGTTAGTTCTCAGCATGTGCTATAGTGGATGTCTGAACCAAATGTGCTTGGGCCCCAGAGGAAGAAgtaattcttcaccatctgactCATAGTGGATCTCAAAGTTTGCAAGGGGAAGAACTTTTCAAGCAGCAGGAATAACATGTGCAAATACATGAAGTGATTAGGAAAATGGGAATAGGTTCAGTGCAGCTGAAGGGGTTCTGATCCTGTGGAAGAAGTAGGCCTTAAGATTGTCAGCACTTTGAAATGgcagaagagagaagaggggacAGTAAGACTAAAGGTAGTGAGTTCCCTTTACAGCTCAGACACCTGCactcccagaggagaagaatgtTAGACTTGCCATTTCAGCTTCATCTTGGCTGTAGAAATAAGAAGTGGGGGTATTACAAAATATAGGAAGTTAAATAATTTCCTCTATCCTGTGTAGACAATGAGATGATAAACTCTGTGAGGCCAGGACTGGGTCTGTTCCCATTACCTCCCCAAGCCTTAGAGTTCTTGGTATGTCGtaagcaataaataaatgtttgctagtTGGTTTCCCCAGTGGGAAACAGGGTTGAGCATGATTCTCATCTCTGTTTCTCCCACTAAACTGTGAGGTCTTAAAGGGCAAAGCTGTGTCTTCATCCTCTTTGTACTTCAGGGCCTAGCACCGTATCAGGGATAGAGTAAATATCAATAAATGCTTGGCAAATAACAGTAAtcctcccttcctgccctgaCACCTCCCAGTGGACACGAGACCCCTCCCAAAGCCTTACACCCTCTCACCACCCATACTTCCACCCCTAGCCTCATGCTGCCATTTCTTGCCCCCAGAGCAGGCAGCCCGCCTGAAGAAACTACAGGAGCAAGAGAAACAACAGAAAGTAGAATTTCGTAAAAGGGTAAGAACAACTGGAGAGATCAAAGGCAGCTTCAGAAAGGACTAACAATAAGTTAGAATTGGAAGGTTGAGGACTTAGTTTGTGTGCAAACTGTCTTGAGAGAGGTGAAGCCCAGAAGTCAGTGGCACGGAGGTGGGAAAGGTGTGGGAGGCACAAGCCTGTTGGCCCGGCTGGGGAGAGGGGTAGTGGGGTGGAGCCATCATCTCATatcttcttcccttttccctctaCCAAGATGGAGAAAGAGGTGTCAGATTTCATCCAAGACAGTGGGCAGATCAAGAAAAAGTTTCAGCCGATGAATAAGATAGAGAGGAGCATACTGTGAGTGTCTCTGGGCTGGGCGACAGGAAGTGGGTGGTCAAGGAGGCACGAAGGGTGAAAGGTTCAGAGGGGAGAacctcctagaggagggcactgGCCCCCCTCATGGCTTCACAACCTCTTTCCCTTTGGCTCCCCCTCCCCAGACACGATGTGGTGGAAGTGGCTGGCCTGACATCCTTCTCCTTCGGGGAAGATGATGAGTGTCGCTACGTCATGATCTTCAAAAAGGTAAAAGGCCCGAGTTGAGTTCCCCGCTCTCTCCTTTTCAGCCTATACCCTGCCCCAGGGGAGAAGAATGAGGTAAACTATGTATGTGGAACCTTGACCCCATCACCCACTTCTCTCCCAGGAGTTTGCACCCTCAGATGAAGAGCTGGACTCCTACCGGCGTGGCGAGGAGTGGGACCCCCAGAAGGCTGAGGAGAAGCGGAGGCTGAAGGTGAGTTATGCCTGGCAGTCCCTGGGACCCTGCCACCACCATCTGGGAGGGGCTGAGGTCAGGCCTTGAGCTCCGGTGACCCCCTCTGCACCCTCAGGAGCTGGCCCAGCGACAGGAGGAGGAAGCGGCCCAGCAGGGACCCGTGGTGGTGAGCCCGGCCAGCGATTACAAAGACAAATACAGCCACCTTATTGGCAAGGGGGCAGCCAAGGATGCAGCTCACATGCTACAGGCCAACAAGACCTACGGCTGTGGTGAGGCCacagtgggggctgggagggggcagggaagaggaGCACAGGttggggggaaggagaggggagaccAAGGCACAGGGCTCCTAGGTCCTCCCATCCTCCCGTCTGCCCCTAGTGCCCGTG from Bos mutus isolate GX-2022 chromosome 19, NWIPB_WYAK_1.1, whole genome shotgun sequence encodes:
- the SPAG7 gene encoding sperm-associated antigen 7, encoding MADLLGSILSSMEKPPSLGDQETRRKAREQAARLKKLQEQEKQQKVEFRKRMEKEVSDFIQDSGQIKKKFQPMNKIERSILHDVVEVAGLTSFSFGEDDECRYVMIFKKEFAPSDEELDSYRRGEEWDPQKAEEKRRLKELAQRQEEEAAQQGPVVVSPASDYKDKYSHLIGKGAAKDAAHMLQANKTYGCVPVANKRDTRSIEEAMNEIRAKKRLRQSGEELPSTS